GTAGTGCTCAAGATGGACCCGACCCATCCAGCATTTTCCTAGCATCTTCCATAACCCTTTCAACACACGAGAGTATTAAGAACTTAAGATCATTTGACactaaaatagtataaatagGAAGGTGAGGCTCTTTTCCATGCAGAGAAAACAAGAAAGACAACTTACTTCGATTCTTCTTTTCCCTCTCTATATTCTCTACACAAAAAGAATTGAACAATTTTACCTCAAACTCTTCGGATCATTGTTCAGCAACATGTATCTCCTCACAATACTTCAAGCCTTTGTGACTATAACCCTAGTGATGCTTCTCAAAAAACTGATCACGAAtcgaaacaaaaagaaaatttctctCCCACCAGGTCCCACCGGATGGCCAATCATCGGAATGATTCCAGCGATGCTAAAGAGCCGTCCTGTTTTCCGGTGGCTCCACAGCATCATGAAGCAGCTAAACACTGAGATAGCATGCGTGAAACTAGGAAACACTCACGTGGTCACCGTCACGTGCCCTAAGATAGCACGTGAGATACTCAAGCAACAAGACGCTCTCTTCGCCTCAAGACCTATGACTTACGCACAGAACGTCCTCTCTAACGGATACAAAACCTGCGTGATCACTCCCTTCGGTGAACAGTTCAAGAAAATGAGGAAAGTCGTGATGACGGAACTCGTTTGCCCTGCGAGACACAGGTGGCTTCATTTAAAGAGAGCAGAAGAAAACGATCATTTAACCGCTTGGTTATACAACATGGTTAAGAACTCGGGTTCGGTCGATTTTCGGTTCGTAACGAGGCATTACTGCGGAAACGCTATCAAGAAGCTTATGTTCGGAACAAGAACGTTCTCTGAGAACGCCGCACCTGACGGTGGACCGACCGCAGAGGATATCGAGCATATGGAAGCTATGTTTgaagcattagggtttacattCGCTTTTTGCATCTCTGACTATCTACCTATGCTCACGGGACTTGATCTTAACGGTCACGAGAAGATCATGAGAGACTCGAGTGCTATTATGGACAAGTATCACGATCCAATCATTGATGCAAGGATCAAGATGTGGAGAGAAGGAAAGAGAACTCAAATCGAGGATTTTCTAGACATTTTCATTTCGATCAAAGATGAACAAGGAAACCCATTGCTTACAGCCGATGAAATTAAACCCACCATTAAGGTAATAACCACGTTACAATTCCTTGGATAAAAAAACTATTCTttcaaataatcatttttaagtttttatcacaaaaataaacatcaaaaaagaaaatgaccaaaataacactttttattttaaaattttgaatatttatttttattttttttaaatttgaaactttaTTCTCAAAACTccacctcttaactctaaaccttaagtctagattagttaaccatatatttttaccctttaataaaaattattttggtcagtttcttcattgagtgttatttttgtgataaaaatttaaaaataactatccAAGAaaatttctccaaaaaaaaatcacgttacaattctttatatatatatatatatataacacaagGTTTTAATCAGAAAATTCGTTTGTAAAATAATActcattatattttaaattatgaatttttgtgttttacttaaaatgattatatatgAATCAATTTCCGTGTGTTTAGTTGTTTTCcataaatttaaattgataATATTTGTATAAACCATTAGCTTATAATATATCTTGTacaatttatcattattaactaataaaaatgtaaaacatatatatctatataaaaatatttttagaaatttattaCCATTTTACGTTAACTTTAAaattggaaaatatatttattcgaaactatatatatttttcaaagaaCGAATATGTGCTTCTTGTTTGCATGAAGACTAAAAGAGCCAactaagtaaaataaaaaaaactgtgaATTTTACGTTTACTTTTTAATTGGAAAAGTAGATTTATTCAAAATGGTATTATTTTTCAAAGAACGAATATGTGCttcctaaaaaaattaagaacataTGCTTTTTGTTTGCATGAAGACTATAATAAGAGCccaacttaataaaaaaaaaacttgtttctgTATGATAGGAGCTTGTAATGGCGGCACCAGACAATCCATCAAACGCCGTCGAATGGGCCATGGCGGAGATGGTGAACAAACCGGAGATCCTCCGTAAAGCAATGGAAGAACTCGACAGAGTTGTCGGAAAAGAAAGACTTGTCCAAGAATCCGACATCCCAAAACTAAACTACGTCAAAGCTATCCTCCGTGAAGCTTTCCGTCTCCATCCCGTCGCCGCCTTTAACCTCCCACACGTGGCCCTTTCCGACGCAACCGTCGCCGGATATCACATCCCTAAAGGAAGTCAAGTCCTCCTTAGCCGTTATGGGCTGGGCCGTAACCCAAAAGTTTGGGCTGACCCGCTTAGCTTTAAACCAGAGAGACATCTAAACGAATGCTCGGAAGTTACTTTGACTGAGAATGATCTCCGGTTTATCTCGTTTAGTACCGGTAAAAGAGGTTGTGCTGCACCGGCTTTGGGTACGGCGTTGACGACGATGATGCTCGCGAGACTTCTTCAAGGTTTCACTTGGAAGCTACCGGAGAATGAGACACGTGTTGAGCTGATGGAGTCTAGTCATGATATGTTTCTGTGTAAGCCGTTGGTTATGGTCGGTGAGTTGAGGTTGCCTGAGCATCTTTATCCGAAGGTGAAGTGAAACGACGGCGTATATACTCTAAATAACTCTATGTACTTATATAACATCATCTAAGTTTCGTCAATCTCCGGTTACCAGAAGATAATCGGTCAATTTCTGATCGAACTTGTGTGGTTTTGTTTCCTTTGGGGACACTTGgaagtatttttttcttttaattttaataaaacttgttctttttttttttaattaagaagaCTATCCAATTAATGTATATCTCTCTCATCATAACAAATTGTGTGTTAATAAAGTTGAGCAAAAAAGTAAATTGAATTTCCAATCACTCAATTAATTACATATCTAAATGTACATGTAACTGTGTAAGTtagataaacatgaaaacaTTAGAATTTTTAGTAACATCTAATTATTAGAAGTTTTTAAAGTTTAATCGTTTCACTAAAATTTCACTAATGCCGAGTTCAAATTCTATTAAAATGTGATGTATTATGGATTATCCTAATTAAGACATATTAGGTGAGAAAAAATTGAAGAAcaatttattgttgttttattgttttttttttagggtaATTGCAGTGGATAACcagagaaataaaatatattagctGAATGGTCATGATACTGTGCGAAATACTAAATCTCAGTATTAACCCTACAACCAGGAATGCATGTAGACCTGGCCGTTCTAGTTGCTGACCCTACATGTAAGAGAATAGATCCTACAAAAATCTAGTTCACGCGACTGAATATGTATAGAATTGCAGTTTTCAAAACTCATTATTTCCAGAGTCTTCTTCTCTCCCATTGTTGTTTTGGTCTATGAAAAACACAGTTTGGCCTATAAAAACACAGTTTGGATCTTGCATCATCGAATGTATCATGTTCTTTCCTTGTTTGAAGACCTAAATTGAAGATGTGTCCGCTCGGCTTGTCGACTCGTCCGACCCAACCGAATCGCATATTAGTGCTCCGATTCCGATCTAGAAATGATTTTCCTCCATAAAAAACATATGAATCGACAATGAATCACGTGTCAGACGAGACGATTCAAGATATTCATTAGATTGTTGATTTCCatgtagttaaaaaaattatattttagatcgGAAATCTTTGCTAAGTATATATCTAACCAACTGGGTGAGTCGACTCAGTAAGTTGGTCATTTTACTGATAGCAGTTGTATCATATGCAGATTTACATCTAGATATGTTTGATGTTATTTTTACAAACCACTGGATTGGCCGGATAAAACTTTAGTTagcgtataatttattttcttgtgtATTATTTTTGAGTTGGATGTATATCATGTTTTAAAAGGATGGATCTCTAGTTTTGTTATACAAGTTATTgctaaaaatttaattatcgGTAAACCTAAAATATCGGCTAAAGTTTGTTGTTTtcaaaatatgtaagatatatATTGATTGTGATAGCTGGTATTATGAGAAGTTatatgaataatacacaaaatgATATACATTTGGGTTTCAGATTTGGTAATTAGAGTTTTGTATTATATTcagatttttatattaatttgagtttagggtttatatttggtaTAATGATGCTGATGTTAGTTGGGAAAAAATGATGTTGATGTTAACGTTGACGatattaggatttagggtttaggatttggatttagcaataatgatttttttacgtATGTTTAGCATTTCTGATTTATGGTTAAGAGTTTTGggttataatttagggtttattgtttagttgggtttagggctgAGGATTTACAGTTTAGTGTTTATGATTTACGGTTAagagttttgggtttaaggtttagagtttcgggtttaaggtttagagttttgaagttttgagtttagggtttagtatttatgatttaaattttagtatttaaagTTTATGGTTTTGTGTTTCGGGTTTTGTTCCGCATGCATTTTTTTTccagttattattattttttaaattttaatatcgtTTTTTATTTGGATATCACTTTGATTGGTGATAAGAACATAAGTGAATTTAACAATTCATCGTAGATGAAGGCAAGTTTTATTCGTTTTTCAGCTAGTAATAAAAGACTTTTTTACTGTTCACGTCTAAGTAAATTGTGTGTTCAACTCTAA
The sequence above is a segment of the Brassica napus cultivar Da-Ae unplaced genomic scaffold, Da-Ae ScsIHWf_1269;HRSCAF=1813, whole genome shotgun sequence genome. Coding sequences within it:
- the LOC106382592 gene encoding cytochrome P450 79B1-like, with protein sequence MQRKQERQLTSILLFPLYILYTKRIEQFYLKLFGSLFSNMYLLTILQAFVTITLVMLLKKLITNRNKKKISLPPGPTGWPIIGMIPAMLKSRPVFRWLHSIMKQLNTEIACVKLGNTHVVTVTCPKIAREILKQQDALFASRPMTYAQNVLSNGYKTCVITPFGEQFKKMRKVVMTELVCPARHRWLHLKRAEENDHLTAWLYNMVKNSGSVDFRFVTRHYCGNAIKKLMFGTRTFSENAAPDGGPTAEDIEHMEAMFEALGFTFAFCISDYLPMLTGLDLNGHEKIMRDSSAIMDKYHDPIIDARIKMWREGKRTQIEDFLDIFISIKDEQGNPLLTADEIKPTIKELVMAAPDNPSNAVEWAMAEMVNKPEILRKAMEELDRVVGKERLVQESDIPKLNYVKAILREAFRLHPVAAFNLPHVALSDATVAGYHIPKGSQVLLSRYGLGRNPKVWADPLSFKPERHLNECSEVTLTENDLRFISFSTGKRGCAAPALGTALTTMMLARLLQGFTWKLPENETRVELMESSHDMFLCKPLVMVGELRLPEHLYPKVK